The sequence below is a genomic window from Lampris incognitus isolate fLamInc1 chromosome 18, fLamInc1.hap2, whole genome shotgun sequence.
ctctctctcacacactatcaaaccctctctctcaaactatcaaaccctctctctcaaactatcaaaccctctctctcaaaatatcaaaccctctctctcaaACTATCaaaacctctctctcacacactatcaaaccctctctctcaaactatcaaaccctctctcacacactatcaaaccctctctcacacactatcaaaccctctctctcaaactatcaaaccctctctcacacactatcaaaccctctctcacacactatcaaaccctctctcacacactatcagactctctctctctctcacacactatcaaaccctctctctcacactatcaaaccctctctctcacactatcaaaccctctctcacactatctaaccctctctctcacactatcaaaccctctctcacacactatcaaaccctctctcacacactatctaaccctctctctcacactatcaaaccctctctcacacactatcaaaccctctctcacacactatcaaaccctctctcacacactatcaaaccctctctctcacaccctcaaaccctctctctcacactatctaaccctctctctcacactatcaaaccctctctctcacactatctaaccctctctctcacactatcaaaccctctctcacacactatctaaccctctctcacacactatcaaaccctctctcacacactatcaaaccctctctcacacactatcaaaccctctctcacacactatcagacTCTCTCTTGGgggtgccctggtggctcacctggtagagcgtgtacttTATCtagggctgagtccttaccgcagcggcctgggtttgaatcctgcccgggccctttgctgcatgtcataacctctctctccccttcctttcctgtctctctccaccatcactatcaaataaaggtggaaaggatgtctgggtagcgcagcggtctattctgttgcctaccaacacggggatcgccggttcaaatccccgtgttacctccggcttggtcgggcgtccctacagacacaattggccgtgtctgcgggtgggaagccgaatgtgggtatgcgtcctggtcgctgcactagcgcctcctctggtcggtcggggtgtctgttcaggggggaggtggaactggggggaatagcgtgatcctcccacgccctacgtccccctggcgaaactcctcactgtcaggtgaaaagcagcagctggcgactccacatgtattggagtaagcatgcggtagtctgcagctcccccccccccccccccagttcggcagaggaagtggagcagcgaccgagatggatCAGAaggatggggtaattggccgagtgcaattgggggggggggaaagatggaaaatgcccccccaaaaaaacctctcTGTTATATGAGGTCTtacgtactgtaacgtgcatggataagtagacacgttggccattgCCTGACGAGTCGGAcccattagtcgagcggttagcgatatctCTCGCGAtgcaggcgatacgggttcgcgtcccggcggcaGCAGTTCCtttggttccccccccccccccgaattagcTACAGTATTATCACTCTTTCACACACTGTCAAACTCTCTCTCACGTTGATATTCGGGACCTTTTATTATAATTTGTTGCAGAGTTAAATCGTGTTTCAACGACAAGCATCCTCAAACATACAAACCGTGTGTGGGGGTCAGTCCACAGGCAGAGATAAACTAATGTTTTTGGGCACATTGAAGCAAAAGTGACAAGCTATCACTCCCCCACACAGACTACACCAAACATGACACCAGTCTGAATTACAAGAATATAAAATAaaagaagcaacaaaaaaaaacaactttcagttTACAGATTAAAACCGGCACTTCTATTTGGGCCATTAAATCTCTTAGCACCAGAGGTGTAGGATGGCGATTCCAAATTAACAATAATAACACACACGAGAGATGACCGACACACGTTTTCTTCTTGAAGCAGCCAAAATTAGTCTTTGATTGACTCTGTAAACCGCATTacgatgttttttttaactaattCTTcacctttgtttgtgtgtgtgtgtgtgtgtatgtgtgtataaaatGGTCTTTCCATTAAGCGTGCCCGTCCAGTGGGACCTCAACATAGATCCTATTCAACCCTGTCAAATGAGAACGTTAATTCTCTGTTACCCGAATAGAAGCCAGACTAAACAAACATGGCAGCTTAATTAAAAACCAATGACTAAGAGGCAAATAGGATGTCAGTTCCCGTCGAGAACAACACAACTCTAAAATCGTGGCACGTTGCATGGGGCCGACTCACCCGGGCAGTTCACAGTGCAGATGGCAgataaacacacttccctctttcaCAGTACAACAAGAGAGTAAATTATCAAGAACAGTTACACAGAGGAGCAACACGGTTTAGAGTATAATTCATATCGATCCACTGTGAGTGTGAACATAAAATAGCGTGTCGCTTCAAGATTTCCATGTAGGTTTGAGGGTTTGGTTGGTGCAGTGTACCAGCACGTCCACCAGAGGGAGATAACAACTGTAACTCGATCCCTTTGGACTCCTTTCATCGGCTCATTAAAAgtacattgttgttgttgttttgtgaatatcagacaataataacaacaataacgacTTTTGCATCTTTTTTTAAATCGGGATTCATACCCGTGCATGACCCCATCTGTCCCAATCATACCAGGGAACCAACCCCTTTTAACTTTGCTTAGTAAAAGTGCCATACCATCTGTGCTGACTGAGCTCCTCTATTCTATTTTCACATGCAAAACCTTAGCCTGGGTGTTTTACATCTGCTGCACATGAAAGTAAAATGCACTCAGTCAAACTAACAGCCTCGTGACTTCGACACTGAGCtacaccccctccgctgatcgcCAAACAAGAAGGATGACAATATCACAGAAAAACGAATAGTGAATCAGGACAATGTGCTGAGACAGAGGTCTGCGGGAGATATTTGGGGAACAGTTGTTGCAGAGAGAGGTGTgttcgttttttttgttgttttttttaacgagACAGTGGGGAGTCAGTAAACACGGGGCACAGGGTGCAGCAGGGTCATGTGCTCTGCACCGTTGAAAGGTAGGCGCTCGGTGCAGTAGTGGTGCACCACCTCGGGAATGCTGGGAAACACACAGCTGCTCTGGTCCAGGGTGTAGCCATTCTCCTTGGTCTGGGCCACAATGATATGAACACACCCCTGGCTTGTCCtgggacaaatggggagggaaaATGTGGAAAACAAGAGATTGCAGAAGTTAATCATTCATGTATAGAGGTATGCAGTAGAGACGAACCCCACCCAAACTCCGATAATACCATAAATTCATACTGAGGATTATTAGACTGCAGCAGAACTAAAATGGAGCCTCTTTTGAAAAAGTCAAAtcaaagtcaagtttatttgtagagGCCAAAATCACAAATTGGTCCCAAGGGGCTTTTTTCAGTCAGAGCGCAAGTGCCCATGTTCtcgttctctttctttctttctttctttctttctttctttctttctttctttctttctttctttctttctttctttctttctttcactctctctctctctctctctctctctctctctctctctcttcaggacCAGGGTTCTTCTATGGATTGTCTGATCACCATGGGATCAAGTTTTCTCTTTCTCGAAACAAAATGAAACATtaattgggataggctccagcgaccctgggagcaggataatcggtttggacaatggatgaatggatagagggatggatgaatgggtggatggtcATATTCTTCTAATCGTCTGGGTTCGCATGAGTCAGCACTATGCTGATTTTCTAAAattcgatttaaaaaaaaacaaaaaaaactgttgggCGAAGTAGCTACTACAACCAATCTGCACATGCTGCCACTCGATctctatagcccaaaatcacaaattacaaatgtgcctcagggggctacCCAGCAAAACagcgtcctgtccttagaccctcgcatcggataaggaacaactacctAAAATAACCCCTtaacagggagggggggggaaatcagaaGAAACACGGATCCTTAACTATGTAATGTTTTAGATGGAATCTGGGATTTTTCTCCAGTGCTGAATATCTATTTTACACCTCTGGACCAAGGAGTCCAGTTACGTAATGACCGGCATCTTGATGGAGACGTCTCTATTTATGTGCAACGGCGAACACGTTCTTACTCAAACAGGAAACAGAACTGAAACGGCGATGACGACGTGACTATACGTCTGTCAGACAGGTAATATCCCAATTCAACCATCAATATTACAGCAAAACGGCGTTTCTGTATAGTTTCATGTCGTTTGTAATACTTTATATTGCCCGTGTTAGCGTTGGTCCAAATACGCCCTTTTTACaaaagtagtgtaaactactaataaaacacgttagcccctagttgatgggtctggccctttagccgagcggttagtgacgtcaccttgtggtgcagtacacgccgtatcgaatcccgcaccgggcaagaaaataaccggttacagtaggaaCTGTTTACCGCagagctgacggcacacaagcagcaatggctgctacaccttgtttgtagttctcactgccaAAGGGCGGGACAGATCGGGGAAATCAGATTTCGTCTTTAACTAATATTTGACCCTTGTAGATCTGACATAGTCATAAGCAACACGCGTCATGGGGTGCCAGGGATATGCAGGGTTTTCTTCTAATCGGTCACTAAACCAGGTGACTTCGCAGATTGGCCCACCTTCgaccaaagaggacagactaGTGCAGCGAACGCGCTCCACTAGCCATGGTTTCCCACGTCAGATAAAGTGCAGTTCCAAAACATACTCACTTGAGGGCAATAGAGTACTTGCTTGTGCCGGATTCGCTGTTCCTGACCAGGAAGCTGGCCTCTTTGCAGGACTGCAGCTGAAATTCTGCTTCCTGGCGAGTCACACAGCCATGGTACCAGCTGGGGAAGGGGGTGGGATGGAGGAAATCACATTTCATTTCTACCACTGACAATGAGTAGAACCATATCCATCTATAGCCCTTAGGAGTGGACCGCATTCTCGTAATCAATGTAATCGGTGAAATCGATTAAAATTATGGGCTAAATTGCAGTCAAACTGAAAAGAATTCACGTGCTCAAGTTTTGACATGTGTGTGGATCTGCATAGAAATTCACACAATTTAGGTACAATCAGTCTTTAACGTCAGTGCATTGGCTTCTTTGTTTGAAAAAGCTTGCAGGACACCAGCATCAGCCAGGGTCTGTTAAGACAAATGTTAAAACCCCCGTTGAACACCTCTATTTGGTTCAGACaaaaagagatggagaaaacCAAAGAGGTTGACAAATAGGAATCGAATGAACACATCAATCCCTTCTATTAAATACTGTGATTATACCTTTGTGTAGTGGCCTCATGTCGGTgattttgtgtgttttccagACTTGCATTATCTCCGACGCTACAGCTAAATTTAGCATCTTTTGTTGAAGTTGAACATGCTGCCCAAAACAAAATCTGGCACTTGTGGCGTCGTAATCTACCCATGGCGAGATCTCAAAGTGTCCGTGATTGACAGAAAAGAAATCAAAAATCAACAAAAGCTCTGTGAACTGAACCGATGGCACCTGAACACCAATGTCCATGCTTTCTAATGCCAAAAGAGGTGCCAAACCCAGTGTTACAGGTTCCAGACCGGCAGGTAAACAGGGCTGAAATGGAACTGACTTTGCCTACACACaaccagttttgttttgttttgtttttgaaaagCAAACACTCAGAAGGGTTCGAGATTAGGTTTAGGAGCTGGCCCTGACACCAGCTGAAAtgaggaacgggggggggggggggtccttctcACCtctgaaagctgaatcagttcatctggacatgtcccactaaacgtgtccagatgaactgattcagctttctgggatttctttacctggattattgagcatgcatcaagacctccTCACCTCTGTTTGTCCAGCGGCAGGGAGGGGTCGACGCGGCAGGGCTCAGTCTCAGGGCCGCTGCTGGAGTTGGAGGAGGGCGACAGGGTTGGAGAAGACCTCAGGATCTTCTGAGTCCAGCTTTTCTGCCTCAGATGCTGCTGGGGCTGCTTTGTTAGCGTGAGCTGAGCGGCCTCGTCTTTGGCTGGGGAAAGGCGTTCAGGACTGTCAAACTGTGCTGGAGAACACAGGCGGGAAAGAAGATGAGATGAAAATCATCGACTGGTTCCACTGAACTGCTCAACTCAAACTTGTTCCTGATTATCCAACTAAATATTGAATAAATCAAAGAACATGACACttcggtgtttttgggtaggACAAACTTTCAATGTCCTCCTGGCAAATTATCAGCGCAAAATTTTACCAACTCTTCACTAATGGGGATTGTTTTGTACAAATAGATCTCAAATTTGTCTGACATAGAGCTCATGTTCTCAATGTAATTCAAAGTGAATATGAAAGTTATTTCAGTTAAGCTAGGCTTCTTCTCAGATTAGTGTCCTGGACAAGAGTGTTTTAACTAAGACTAGTATGATGACACGCATACTGATGTACCTGACAGAGTTTTGACGATATGCTCCTTCTTCCACTCCCATGGTAGCTCGTACTCGGTGGAGGGACGGGGGTCCAGCTCCGGTCGTGTGACGGGCGTCTTTGCACCTTCACTGTCACCACCGCCCTCGTATGGGGTATCATAGATCTGCAAGGGCGCGGGTTGACTTTCCTCAACGGTTCCCTCGACCCCctccagcaggacacacaccttCAACAGGTCCTTGGACCCTCTCCGTCTGATCTCTTGAACAGAGGAAAACAGATGTGAAAACACTTTTTACAGGTTCCTGCATGGTCCTTTGGTTGCACATTAGCTTGGCGGTTTTAGTGCTGTTGTCTCACAACAAGAGGGTTGTGGGTTTAATCCCAATGACTTATGTGTGGAGTCATTTGGTGTCCTTTTGCAACTTCAGTTGGGTTTGGTCAAAAGGAAATGTTAAAATAGTATATTTTGTGTACTTTAGGTTAACTAGTTGTGCAGTGTAGTTTGATCTCTAAATGCATACAGGTTGGCATTTGTGTGATTCACACCATCTGCTCAAATTGCTCTGGACATGTAGACCAGGCATTGGGCCCCGTGAAAGTTTTATGACAAAAATATAACCAATACAAGAATACAGGACATAGGGGCATCTgggaagcgtagcggtctattctgttgcctaccaacatggggatcaccagtttcaatccccgtgttacctccggcttggtcaggcatccctacagacacaattggtcatatctgcaggtgggaagccagatgtgggtatgtgtcctggttgctgcactagcgcctcctctggtcggtcggggcgcctgctcagaggGGAGGgcaaactagggggaatagcgtgatcctcccatgtgctacgtccccctggtgaaactcctcactgtcaggtgaaaagaagcggctggtgactccacatgtatcgaaggaagcatgtggtagtctgcagccctccccggatcagcagagggggtggagcagtgaccgagacggctcagaaaatagggtaattggccaagtacaattggggagaaaaagggggaatacaGGACAGGAATATGGATATTTTGAGGTGACTTCACATGCCAGCCAAAATGTTAAGACTGGGAAGCCATTCTTGCACAAAATCTGGTCTGAAGAGGGATAGACAAGTCTCAGAGCTACCGATAACTAATTAACCAACATAAATAACAAACAATTTATACTAACATGTAAGTCAAAATTAAAAAGTTCAGTTAGGGTGAAA
It includes:
- the LOC130128805 gene encoding SH2 domain-containing adapter protein E-like encodes the protein MAKWFKEFPINLKNGTDRIRSASESGSQSRAKPGLVASIGTKASVPKGGQRKNSTSVDSSHSGGGGVGSLLSGRNRKNSAIELGRNGTGSPKDGKVWDTLLSSKSRKISKADSVFEEQHRPLKTSTSANAYINRLIRVDKQDKTPNFNTGTLSGQVAAEMEKPQVQCKSETVIILEDYADPFDAQKTREQREAERTGENDGYMEPYDAQQMITEIRRRGSKDLLKVCVLLEGVEGTVEESQPAPLQIYDTPYEGGGDSEGAKTPVTRPELDPRPSTEYELPWEWKKEHIVKTLSAQFDSPERLSPAKDEAAQLTLTKQPQQHLRQKSWTQKILRSSPTLSPSSNSSSGPETEPCRVDPSLPLDKQSWYHGCVTRQEAEFQLQSCKEASFLVRNSESGTSKYSIALKTSQGCVHIIVAQTKENGYTLDQSSCVFPSIPEVVHHYCTERLPFNGAEHMTLLHPVPRVY